One genomic region from Haloprofundus salinisoli encodes:
- a CDS encoding mechanosensitive ion channel family protein: protein MLGSLAASLDGLPAWQVTALVVTTSLLAALVLEFVVLRFARRFVAGTETTFDNVLIEELRLPLVITTALAGVYLLTQLPAVTEAVLFTPEDLSTFFGKPSLSVILLVWAFALNRVVNRVVEGMNQQGSRFDFAPVFSNVWTLVVLVGTVAAILSLWEISVEPLLGAAGIAGIAVGFAAKDTVANFFGGIALYFDDTYKIGDFVVLDSGEKGTVVSVGVRSTTLMTRDEVLVTVPNSVLNAAKIVNQSAPQHRKRVRVPIGVGYGTDIDEFEALIIDIAHEESLVLDSPKPRMRFRRFGDSALEYELLCWVRSPTQEARATHNLNRAVYKALDATGIEIPFPKRDVTVEYAERSPSTRHVAPESVTDGGSIEANERRAVDDRPDS from the coding sequence ATGCTCGGGTCACTCGCCGCATCGCTCGATGGTTTGCCTGCGTGGCAAGTGACGGCGCTCGTCGTCACTACGTCGCTTCTCGCCGCGCTCGTCTTGGAGTTCGTGGTCCTCCGGTTCGCCCGTCGGTTCGTCGCCGGAACCGAGACGACGTTCGACAACGTCCTCATCGAAGAACTCCGACTGCCGCTCGTCATCACCACGGCGCTGGCGGGGGTCTACCTCCTCACGCAGCTTCCGGCGGTGACCGAGGCGGTTCTCTTCACCCCCGAGGACCTCTCGACGTTCTTCGGCAAGCCGTCGCTTTCGGTCATCCTGCTCGTCTGGGCGTTCGCGTTGAACCGAGTGGTCAACCGCGTCGTCGAGGGGATGAACCAGCAGGGGTCGCGCTTCGACTTCGCGCCCGTCTTCTCGAACGTCTGGACGCTCGTCGTCCTCGTCGGCACCGTCGCGGCGATTCTCTCGCTGTGGGAGATAAGCGTCGAACCGCTGCTCGGCGCGGCGGGCATCGCCGGCATCGCCGTCGGCTTCGCGGCCAAAGACACGGTGGCGAACTTTTTCGGGGGTATCGCGCTCTACTTCGACGACACGTACAAAATCGGCGACTTCGTCGTCCTCGACAGCGGCGAGAAGGGAACGGTGGTGAGCGTCGGCGTTCGCTCGACGACGCTCATGACCCGCGACGAGGTGCTCGTCACGGTTCCGAACTCGGTTTTGAACGCCGCGAAAATCGTCAACCAGTCCGCCCCGCAGCACCGAAAGCGCGTCCGCGTCCCAATCGGTGTCGGCTACGGCACCGACATCGACGAGTTCGAGGCGCTCATCATCGACATCGCCCACGAGGAGTCGCTCGTGTTGGACTCGCCGAAACCGCGGATGCGCTTTCGCCGGTTCGGCGACTCCGCGCTGGAGTACGAGCTGCTCTGTTGGGTTCGCAGTCCGACGCAGGAAGCGCGGGCGACGCACAACCTCAACCGCGCGGTGTACAAGGCGCTCGACGCCACGGGTATCGAGATACCGTTCCCGAAGCGCGACGTGACCGTCGAGTACGCCGAACGGTCGCCGTCTACTCGACACGTCGCCCCCGAGAGCGTCACGGACGGCGGCAGCATCGAAGCGAACGAGCGGCGCGCGGTTGACGACCGACCGGACAGTTAA
- a CDS encoding AsnC family transcriptional regulator yields MRTLDDTDRQILRLLLDDARRPYSDIADHVGLSAPAVSDRVDRLREIGVIRRFTLDVDRSLLREGTPMLVELDVRPAAAESVAEALTALDRVDHVFRTADARVVFRAPIRDGDVTALLDTVVDLDDIRDIDANLVVYDEWTPGLGDADLALSCVECGNTVTSEGESARFDDELYHFCCDSCLSNFEERYERLQSGV; encoded by the coding sequence ATGCGTACCCTCGACGACACCGACCGACAGATTCTGCGCCTCCTGTTGGACGACGCGCGGCGGCCGTATAGCGATATCGCCGACCACGTCGGCCTCTCGGCACCCGCCGTCTCCGACCGCGTTGACCGACTGCGCGAAATCGGCGTCATCCGGCGGTTCACCCTCGACGTGGACCGGTCGCTCTTGCGGGAGGGAACGCCGATGCTCGTCGAACTCGACGTTCGGCCCGCCGCCGCCGAATCGGTCGCCGAAGCGCTGACGGCGCTCGACAGGGTCGACCACGTCTTCCGGACCGCCGACGCCCGCGTCGTCTTCCGCGCGCCGATACGCGACGGCGACGTAACCGCGCTTCTCGATACTGTCGTGGACCTCGACGACATCCGCGACATCGACGCGAACCTCGTCGTCTACGACGAGTGGACGCCCGGACTCGGCGACGCCGACCTCGCGCTCTCCTGCGTCGAATGCGGCAACACCGTCACGAGCGAGGGTGAGTCCGCCCGCTTCGACGACGAACTGTACCACTTCTGTTGCGACTCCTGCCTGTCGAACTTCGAGGAACGGTACGAGCGGTTGCAAAGCGGCGTCTGA
- a CDS encoding aldo/keto reductase — MEYTTLGDTGMTVSRICLGCMSFGTSDWREWVLDEEAGLELVDRAIDLGINFFDTANMYSNGESERILGKALEGRRDEAVVATKGYFPMDDEDPNSGGLSRKAIEQQLDASLDRLGMETIDLYQTHRWDYDTPIDQTVAALDDAVRREKIRYFGASSMWAHQLSEALYASDLLGYDRFVTMQNHYNLLYREEEREMLPLCEKESVGVIPWSPLARGWLARPHEEARSTKRGETDSLAHGHPYLEGGGREINERVQELAEEKGVKMAQIGLAWLFHKEWVDAPIVGTTSIEHLEDAVEALDIDLSSSEMAYLEEPYRPVRVSGHE; from the coding sequence ATGGAGTACACCACCCTCGGCGACACGGGGATGACCGTCTCGCGAATCTGTCTCGGCTGCATGAGCTTCGGGACGAGCGATTGGCGCGAGTGGGTGTTAGACGAGGAGGCCGGACTGGAGCTCGTCGACCGGGCGATCGACCTCGGAATCAACTTCTTCGACACCGCCAACATGTACTCGAACGGCGAGTCCGAACGCATCCTCGGCAAGGCGCTGGAGGGTCGCCGCGACGAGGCCGTCGTCGCCACGAAGGGCTACTTCCCGATGGACGACGAGGACCCCAACTCAGGGGGGTTGTCGCGCAAGGCCATCGAACAGCAACTCGACGCGTCGCTCGACCGGTTGGGGATGGAGACCATCGACCTCTATCAGACCCATCGCTGGGACTACGACACGCCCATCGACCAGACCGTCGCGGCGCTCGACGACGCGGTCCGCCGCGAGAAGATTCGCTACTTCGGCGCGAGTTCGATGTGGGCCCACCAGCTCTCGGAGGCGCTGTACGCCAGCGACCTGCTCGGCTACGACCGCTTCGTGACGATGCAAAACCATTACAACCTGCTCTACCGCGAGGAGGAGCGCGAGATGCTGCCGCTCTGCGAGAAGGAGAGCGTCGGCGTCATCCCGTGGTCGCCGCTGGCGCGCGGATGGCTCGCCCGGCCGCACGAGGAGGCCCGCTCGACCAAACGCGGCGAGACCGACAGCCTCGCGCACGGTCACCCGTATCTGGAGGGCGGCGGCCGCGAAATCAACGAGCGCGTGCAGGAACTCGCCGAGGAGAAGGGCGTGAAGATGGCCCAGATCGGACTCGCGTGGCTGTTCCACAAGGAGTGGGTCGACGCCCCTATCGTCGGGACGACGAGCATCGAACACCTCGAAGACGCCGTCGAGGCGCTCGACATCGACCTGAGTTCGAGCGAGATGGCGTATCTCGAAGAGCCGTACCGGCCGGTTCGCGTCTCGGGGCACGAGTAA
- a CDS encoding metal-dependent hydrolase, producing MFRTGHYGVSLLVFAPIGYTLVSAGAVTPAFVLGATMLWLSMLPDVDHRLPGIPHRGPTHTLLFAGLVGGLFWGVATVATDTLGAFSVSLGEASIGLAAFAFAVGFLTVVGHLVGDALTPMGVNFLWPLSGEGYALSLTRADNAIWNYGLFVLGVFVTAAWVSAALGVV from the coding sequence ATGTTCCGTACGGGCCACTACGGCGTCTCGCTGCTCGTCTTCGCGCCCATCGGCTACACGCTCGTCAGCGCGGGAGCCGTTACCCCCGCATTCGTCCTCGGCGCGACGATGCTCTGGCTGTCGATGCTCCCGGACGTGGACCACAGACTCCCGGGCATTCCCCACCGCGGGCCAACCCACACGCTGTTGTTCGCGGGACTCGTCGGCGGCCTATTTTGGGGCGTCGCCACCGTTGCGACCGACACGCTGGGGGCGTTCTCCGTCTCGCTCGGCGAGGCGAGCATCGGCCTCGCGGCGTTCGCGTTCGCCGTCGGCTTTCTGACCGTCGTCGGCCACCTCGTCGGCGACGCGCTCACGCCGATGGGCGTCAACTTCCTCTGGCCGCTGTCGGGCGAGGGATACGCGCTATCGCTGACGAGGGCCGACAACGCGATCTGGAACTACGGGCTGTTCGTCCTCGGCGTCTTCGTCACGGCGGCGTGGGTCAGCGCCGCGCTCGGAGTCGTCTGA
- a CDS encoding DUF4352 domain-containing protein, whose product MEGNHISTTRRKTLVAGVGVLAALAGCSDTDDTAAEESIGGGEEGSDAQSTASAETDDASESGSESASEESNQQQEANVKLGEMVEGENLSMVAREVTKTEKISEFTEAESGNTFAIVRMAVKNTGSEFVDFNSFLQARLKDNSNHVYDASFGSTGHPIESGILAAGEVARGDVVFEVPKDARGLTMQFDFSTFDFFEFERVTVDLESKADSIQDLEQSLQVDVHSPGDAVDHEDVSVTLHGVRTETELGSFTQAEDGNEYVIPDIEITNNTEEPLSVSTVLQMRVKDGSGLAFMADIGGSSQLSQGYSEGSEIAPGESRRGELAYQLEQGTSPLYWAFNFLNLSNEMKAFWELR is encoded by the coding sequence ATGGAAGGAAACCATATTTCAACGACACGTAGGAAAACACTCGTGGCCGGTGTGGGTGTTCTTGCTGCGCTCGCAGGGTGTAGTGATACAGACGACACCGCTGCGGAGGAGTCGATTGGGGGAGGCGAAGAAGGATCGGACGCTCAGTCGACGGCGTCCGCAGAAACTGACGACGCTAGTGAATCAGGTTCCGAATCTGCGTCGGAAGAGAGCAACCAACAACAGGAGGCTAACGTCAAGCTCGGCGAGATGGTTGAGGGAGAGAACCTCTCGATGGTCGCCCGTGAGGTGACGAAGACCGAGAAAATCAGCGAATTTACCGAAGCCGAGAGCGGCAACACGTTTGCAATCGTTCGAATGGCAGTGAAGAACACCGGCTCGGAGTTCGTTGATTTCAACAGCTTCCTCCAGGCTCGCCTCAAAGACAACTCGAACCACGTCTACGACGCTTCCTTTGGGAGCACCGGCCACCCCATAGAAAGCGGAATTCTAGCAGCAGGAGAGGTCGCGCGAGGAGACGTTGTGTTCGAGGTTCCGAAGGACGCTAGGGGGTTAACCATGCAGTTCGATTTCAGCACGTTCGACTTCTTCGAGTTCGAGCGGGTGACAGTAGACTTGGAGTCGAAGGCCGACTCGATTCAGGATCTCGAGCAATCGCTTCAGGTAGATGTCCACTCTCCCGGTGACGCTGTCGACCACGAGGACGTTTCGGTGACCCTTCACGGAGTACGCACCGAGACCGAACTCGGCTCGTTCACGCAGGCGGAGGACGGAAACGAGTACGTCATCCCGGATATCGAGATCACGAACAATACCGAAGAACCCCTCAGCGTCTCCACCGTCCTCCAGATGCGCGTCAAAGATGGTTCGGGGCTCGCCTTTATGGCCGATATCGGTGGGTCGTCACAGCTAAGCCAGGGATATTCCGAAGGGTCGGAAATTGCACCCGGAGAATCTCGCCGAGGAGAACTTGCGTACCAACTCGAGCAGGGGACGAGTCCGCTCTACTGGGCGTTCAACTTCCTAAACCTCTCTAACGAGATGAAGGCGTTCTGGGAGCTTCGATAG
- a CDS encoding cold-shock protein codes for MATGTVVFFNDTGGYGFIETEDADEDVFFHMEDIGGPDLEEGQEVEFDIEAAEKGPRATNVTRV; via the coding sequence ATGGCGACTGGAACAGTCGTGTTCTTCAACGACACCGGCGGCTACGGCTTCATCGAGACTGAGGATGCGGACGAAGACGTGTTCTTTCATATGGAGGACATCGGCGGCCCGGACCTCGAAGAGGGGCAGGAAGTGGAGTTCGACATCGAGGCCGCCGAGAAGGGTCCGCGCGCGACGAACGTCACTCGAGTGTAA
- a CDS encoding aldo/keto reductase, whose amino-acid sequence MPPMGLGTSGNDDPEECASTVATALDIGYRHVDTAQMYDNEEPVGAGIRQSDVDRDDVVLATKIHPKNLAPEDVRATARESLDRLGVDSVDLLYVHWPTQAYDAEETLSAFDELREEGLTDHVGLSNFTPELLDEAREVLDSPIAAHQVECHPLLPQEELRAHAREHGYSLVAYTPLGRGKIFDEPELVEVAEKHDASVAQVCLAWSMAQDVIVPIPKSTGEHVAENFAALDLELDDEDVAKIDDIDREKRLIDPDHGPWN is encoded by the coding sequence CTGCCGCCGATGGGACTCGGCACCTCCGGAAACGACGACCCCGAGGAGTGCGCGAGCACCGTCGCCACGGCGCTCGATATCGGCTACCGCCACGTCGATACCGCACAGATGTACGACAACGAGGAACCCGTCGGAGCGGGTATCCGACAGAGCGACGTGGACCGCGACGACGTGGTTCTGGCGACGAAGATTCACCCGAAGAACCTCGCGCCCGAGGACGTGCGTGCGACGGCCCGCGAGAGCCTCGACCGACTCGGCGTCGACTCGGTCGACTTGCTCTACGTCCACTGGCCGACGCAGGCCTACGACGCGGAGGAGACGCTGTCGGCCTTCGACGAACTGCGCGAGGAGGGGTTGACCGACCACGTCGGACTGAGCAACTTCACGCCGGAACTGCTGGACGAAGCGCGCGAGGTTCTGGACTCGCCCATCGCGGCTCACCAAGTCGAGTGCCACCCGCTGCTCCCTCAAGAGGAACTTCGCGCCCACGCCCGCGAGCACGGCTACTCGCTCGTCGCGTACACCCCGCTCGGGCGGGGGAAGATTTTCGACGAGCCCGAACTCGTCGAAGTAGCCGAGAAACACGACGCGAGCGTCGCGCAGGTGTGTCTCGCGTGGTCGATGGCCCAAGACGTCATCGTCCCGATTCCGAAGTCGACGGGCGAGCACGTCGCCGAGAACTTCGCCGCCTTGGACCTCGAACTCGACGACGAGGACGTAGCGAAGATAGACGACATCGACCGCGAGAAGCGCCTCATCGACCCCGACCACGGACCGTGGAACTGA
- a CDS encoding acyl-CoA synthetase has translation MVLSYDDELASFEWDIPADYNLPAVVESHADSFGDRVAFHFLSEDSREERTYADLRDDTNRFATALEALGVGKGDRVMHLLPRHPEVFAIQLGALKRGALLVPCSSMLKPKDLQFRANDCEATTIVAHADLVEMVDPIVDESPLENLVCVDGEREGWHSYADLVADRSTDHDGPDLAAEDPMSINYTSGTTGQPKPVLHKHRWMRCFELVNAPYWWGVTADSDMGDELLWATTGTGWAKWFWSPVGVGVTTGATQLLYDGEFDPDAFLGIMADEGVTRLCAVPTQYRMFTQTNLDEYGVKLKAALSAGEPLNREPIEMIRDAFGVTPRDGYGQTETVALVTNYPRIDVKPGAMGKPTPGLETTIIDENDEELGVDEIGEIAVPVDCPGIFDGYYEKPHLDEKTFAGEYYRTGDLASRDEDGYFFFEGRADDIILSAGYRIGPFEVEDALVSHPAVAEAAAVASPHDERGNVVKAYVILADGREGDDELVGEIQEFMKEETAPYKYPRRVEFVDELPKTSSGKIRRIELRDREEQLFGE, from the coding sequence ATGGTACTCTCATACGATGACGAGCTCGCGTCGTTCGAGTGGGATATCCCCGCCGACTACAACCTCCCGGCGGTCGTCGAGTCGCACGCCGACTCGTTCGGCGACAGAGTCGCCTTCCATTTCCTGAGTGAGGACAGTCGAGAGGAGCGAACGTACGCCGATCTCCGCGACGACACGAACCGGTTCGCCACCGCCCTCGAAGCACTGGGCGTCGGCAAGGGCGACCGAGTGATGCACCTTCTGCCGCGGCATCCCGAGGTGTTCGCCATCCAGTTGGGCGCGCTCAAACGCGGCGCGCTCTTAGTCCCCTGCTCGTCGATGCTGAAGCCGAAAGACCTCCAGTTCCGCGCGAACGACTGCGAGGCGACGACTATCGTCGCCCACGCCGACCTCGTCGAGATGGTCGACCCTATCGTCGACGAGTCGCCGTTAGAAAATCTCGTCTGCGTCGACGGGGAGCGCGAGGGCTGGCACTCCTACGCCGACCTCGTCGCCGACCGGTCGACCGACCACGACGGCCCCGACCTCGCCGCCGAGGACCCGATGTCCATCAACTACACGTCGGGGACGACGGGCCAACCGAAACCCGTGCTCCACAAACACCGGTGGATGCGCTGTTTCGAACTCGTCAACGCTCCCTACTGGTGGGGCGTCACCGCCGATTCGGACATGGGAGACGAACTGCTCTGGGCGACGACGGGCACCGGGTGGGCGAAGTGGTTCTGGAGCCCCGTCGGCGTCGGGGTGACGACGGGCGCGACGCAACTGCTGTACGACGGCGAGTTCGACCCCGACGCGTTCCTCGGAATCATGGCCGACGAGGGCGTCACCCGACTCTGCGCCGTCCCGACGCAGTACCGGATGTTCACGCAGACGAACCTCGACGAGTACGGCGTGAAGTTGAAGGCGGCGCTCTCGGCGGGCGAACCGCTGAACCGCGAGCCCATCGAGATGATTCGGGACGCCTTCGGCGTGACGCCCCGCGACGGCTACGGCCAGACCGAGACCGTCGCGCTGGTGACGAACTACCCGAGAATCGACGTGAAACCCGGCGCGATGGGTAAGCCGACGCCGGGGCTCGAAACCACCATCATCGACGAGAACGACGAGGAACTCGGCGTCGACGAAATCGGCGAGATCGCCGTTCCGGTCGACTGCCCGGGCATCTTCGACGGCTACTACGAGAAGCCGCACCTCGACGAGAAAACCTTCGCAGGCGAGTACTACCGAACGGGCGATCTGGCCTCCCGCGACGAGGACGGGTACTTCTTCTTCGAGGGCCGCGCCGACGACATCATCCTCTCGGCGGGCTACCGAATCGGCCCGTTCGAGGTGGAGGACGCGCTGGTGTCGCACCCCGCGGTGGCCGAAGCCGCGGCCGTCGCCAGCCCTCACGACGAGCGCGGTAACGTCGTGAAGGCGTACGTTATCCTCGCCGACGGCCGCGAGGGCGACGACGAGTTGGTCGGGGAGATTCAGGAGTTCATGAAGGAGGAGACGGCCCCGTACAAATACCCGCGGCGAGTGGAGTTCGTCGACGAACTGCCGAAGACGTCGAGCGGGAAGATCCGTCGCATCGAACTCAGAGACCGCGAGGAGCAGCTGTTCGGCGAGTAA
- a CDS encoding peroxidase-related enzyme (This protein belongs to a clade of uncharacterized proteins related to peroxidases such as the alkylhydroperoxidase AhpD.) yields the protein MDDDAMRRFPVPESDELPEDLQERISEETERAGFTPNVFSAFAYKPSHFRAFFEYHDALVDDTALEREEIEMIIVAVSGVNHCYYCNVAHGALVRIYAEDPLLADQLVANYRTADVSEKRMAMLDAAVKLTERPAAVGEDDFEKLREAGYSEEAIWDIGAVTSMFNLSNRMAMFADMRPNDEFHSLGRQPREE from the coding sequence CTGGACGACGACGCGATGCGACGGTTCCCGGTTCCCGAGTCCGACGAACTGCCCGAGGATCTCCAAGAGCGCATCTCGGAGGAGACAGAACGCGCCGGGTTCACGCCGAACGTCTTCTCTGCGTTCGCGTACAAACCCTCACACTTTCGGGCGTTCTTCGAGTACCACGACGCGCTCGTCGACGACACGGCGCTGGAGCGCGAGGAGATCGAGATGATAATCGTCGCCGTCTCCGGCGTCAACCACTGCTACTACTGCAACGTCGCCCACGGCGCGCTCGTCCGCATCTACGCGGAGGACCCTCTGCTCGCGGACCAACTCGTCGCCAACTACCGCACTGCGGACGTGAGCGAGAAGCGGATGGCGATGCTCGACGCGGCGGTGAAACTCACCGAACGCCCCGCGGCGGTCGGCGAGGACGACTTCGAGAAACTCCGCGAGGCGGGCTACTCGGAGGAAGCCATCTGGGACATCGGTGCGGTCACGTCGATGTTCAACCTCTCGAACCGGATGGCGATGTTCGCGGACATGCGTCCGAACGACGAGTTCCACTCGCTGGGACGGCAGCCGCGAGAGGAGTAG
- a CDS encoding heavy-metal-associated domain-containing protein, producing MTTTLTVEGMSCDGCEKSVVEALEGVEGVESANADHESNTASVEGDADPLDLVVAVNDAGYDAQA from the coding sequence ATGACGACGACACTGACCGTCGAAGGGATGAGCTGTGACGGCTGCGAGAAATCGGTCGTAGAGGCGCTCGAAGGCGTCGAAGGCGTCGAGAGCGCGAATGCGGACCACGAGTCGAACACGGCGAGCGTCGAGGGCGACGCCGACCCGCTGGACCTCGTCGTGGCAGTCAACGACGCCGGCTACGACGCGCAGGCGTAA
- a CDS encoding heavy metal translocating P-type ATPase, with translation MQRVRIEVRGMSCANCSSTVTSAVEELDGVGEVNVNYATDEGTVEYDPDRVSLAAVYDAIERSGYDPVAEEANVGITDMTCSNCVQTVERAVGDLSGVIAVDANYATDEATVRYNPEAVSRSEIYDAIENAGYSPVRDDTGDSESSESEGDRRENARKAELRHQRNLTLFGAALAIPLSVLMMGHLVGLPVPDSILGVGMGWIALVLATPVQYFLGKEFYVNSYKALVKNRTANMDVLIALGSTTAYLYSVVVLVGLLDVGQLYFESAALILVFITLGNYLEARSKGQAGEAIRQLLELEADDATVVDEVATESDSEFENEREVPLEDVEEGDVMKVRPGEKIPTDGVVVEGTSAVDESNVTGESVPVEKSPGDEVVGSTINENGLLYVRATKVGSETALQQIVQMVRDAQSRQPEIQNLADRISAYFVPVVIANAVFWSVVWYLFPEALSGFVASLPLWGLVGGGPAALSTFEFAVVVFASAVLIACPCALGLATPAATMVGTTIGAKHGILFKGGDVLERVRDVDTVVFDKTGTLTKGEMHLTDAVVVSPAADGSGDASESRDGVRADGAGASAAVGSEVDERLLLEVAAAAEAGSEHPIAEAVVDGARERGIDVSDPVAFQNVPGRGVRTRIDRGTALVGTPALLREYDVDPEPAAEVRADLESEGKTAMLVALDGELLGALAVADEVKQSAEEAVTTLRERGVSAFMLTGDNERTARAVAERVGIAPENVRAEVLPDEKADEVESIQADGRRVMMVGDGVNDAPALAAAFVGTALGSGTDVAIEAADVTLMRDDPVDVVRAMRVSEGTLSKIKQNLFWALGYNTAMIPLASLGLLQPVLAAAAMAVSSVSVLTNSLLFRRYDPDGEYRLLGFLR, from the coding sequence ATGCAACGCGTCAGAATCGAAGTCAGGGGGATGAGCTGTGCGAACTGTTCGTCCACCGTCACGTCGGCCGTCGAGGAACTCGACGGCGTCGGGGAGGTGAACGTCAACTACGCCACCGACGAGGGGACCGTCGAGTACGACCCCGACCGCGTGAGCCTCGCGGCGGTGTACGACGCCATCGAGCGCTCGGGCTACGACCCGGTCGCCGAGGAGGCCAACGTCGGCATCACGGATATGACCTGCTCGAACTGCGTGCAGACGGTCGAGCGCGCCGTCGGCGACCTCTCAGGAGTTATCGCCGTCGACGCCAACTACGCCACCGACGAGGCGACGGTCCGCTACAATCCGGAGGCGGTGTCGCGCTCGGAGATCTACGACGCCATCGAGAACGCGGGCTACTCGCCGGTGCGCGACGACACGGGCGACAGCGAGTCGAGCGAGAGCGAAGGCGACCGCCGCGAGAACGCCCGAAAAGCCGAACTGCGCCACCAGCGCAACCTGACGCTGTTCGGCGCGGCGCTGGCGATTCCGCTCTCCGTGTTGATGATGGGTCACCTGGTCGGTCTCCCCGTCCCCGACTCGATTCTCGGCGTCGGGATGGGCTGGATCGCGCTCGTCCTGGCGACGCCCGTCCAGTACTTCCTCGGCAAGGAGTTCTACGTCAACTCCTACAAGGCGCTCGTGAAGAACCGGACGGCGAACATGGACGTGCTCATCGCGCTCGGATCGACGACCGCCTACCTCTACAGCGTCGTCGTGCTCGTCGGCCTCCTGGACGTGGGCCAACTCTACTTCGAGAGCGCCGCGCTCATCCTCGTGTTCATCACGCTCGGCAACTACCTCGAAGCCCGCTCGAAGGGCCAAGCCGGCGAGGCCATCCGCCAACTGCTCGAACTCGAAGCCGACGACGCCACCGTCGTCGACGAGGTGGCGACTGAGAGCGACTCCGAGTTCGAAAACGAGCGCGAGGTCCCCCTCGAAGACGTCGAGGAGGGCGACGTGATGAAGGTCCGCCCGGGCGAGAAAATCCCCACCGACGGCGTCGTCGTCGAGGGGACGAGCGCCGTCGACGAGTCGAACGTCACCGGCGAGTCCGTCCCCGTCGAGAAGTCGCCCGGCGACGAAGTGGTCGGCTCGACCATCAACGAGAACGGCCTGCTGTACGTCCGGGCGACGAAAGTCGGCTCCGAGACGGCGCTGCAGCAGATCGTCCAGATGGTGCGCGACGCCCAGAGCCGCCAGCCCGAGATTCAGAACCTCGCCGACCGCATCAGCGCGTACTTCGTCCCGGTAGTCATCGCCAACGCCGTCTTCTGGAGCGTCGTCTGGTATCTGTTCCCCGAGGCGCTCTCCGGGTTCGTCGCGTCGCTGCCGCTGTGGGGACTCGTCGGCGGCGGCCCCGCCGCGCTCTCGACGTTCGAGTTCGCCGTCGTCGTCTTCGCGTCGGCGGTGCTCATCGCCTGTCCCTGCGCGCTCGGCCTCGCGACGCCCGCGGCGACGATGGTCGGGACGACCATCGGCGCGAAGCACGGCATCCTGTTCAAAGGCGGCGACGTGCTCGAACGCGTCCGCGACGTCGACACCGTCGTCTTCGACAAGACGGGGACGCTCACGAAGGGCGAGATGCATCTGACCGACGCCGTCGTCGTCTCGCCGGCGGCCGATGGATCCGGCGACGCGAGTGAGTCGAGAGACGGCGTTCGCGCCGACGGCGCGGGCGCGAGCGCAGCCGTCGGGTCCGAGGTCGACGAACGGCTCCTCCTCGAAGTCGCCGCCGCCGCCGAGGCGGGCAGCGAACACCCTATCGCCGAGGCCGTCGTCGACGGCGCGAGGGAACGAGGTATCGACGTCTCCGACCCCGTCGCGTTCCAGAACGTCCCCGGCCGCGGCGTCCGCACCCGCATCGACCGCGGGACGGCGCTCGTCGGCACGCCCGCGCTGCTGCGCGAGTACGATGTCGACCCCGAACCCGCCGCGGAGGTCCGCGCCGACCTCGAATCCGAGGGGAAGACGGCGATGCTCGTCGCCCTCGACGGCGAACTGCTCGGCGCGCTCGCCGTCGCCGACGAGGTGAAACAGTCGGCCGAGGAAGCCGTCACGACGCTCAGAGAGCGCGGTGTCTCGGCGTTCATGCTCACCGGCGACAACGAACGGACCGCCCGCGCGGTCGCCGAGCGCGTCGGTATCGCCCCCGAGAACGTCCGCGCGGAGGTGCTACCGGACGAGAAAGCCGACGAGGTCGAGTCGATTCAGGCCGACGGCCGCCGCGTGATGATGGTCGGCGACGGCGTCAACGACGCGCCGGCGCTCGCGGCCGCCTTCGTCGGCACGGCGCTCGGCAGCGGCACCGACGTGGCCATCGAAGCCGCCGACGTGACGCTGATGCGCGACGACCCGGTGGACGTCGTTCGCGCCATGCGCGTCTCGGAGGGGACGCTCTCGAAGATCAAGCAGAACCTCTTCTGGGCGCTCGGTTACAACACGGCGATGATTCCGCTGGCGTCGCTCGGCCTGCTGCAACCCGTTCTCGCGGCGGCGGCGATGGCCGTCTCCAGCGTCTCCGTGCTGACGAACAGCCTCCTGTTCCGGCGCTACGACCCCGACGGCGAGTACCGCCTCCTCGGGTTCCTGCGGTAA